The Ziziphus jujuba cultivar Dongzao chromosome 7, ASM3175591v1 genome includes a region encoding these proteins:
- the LOC107424645 gene encoding uncharacterized protein LOC107424645 produces the protein MAASKLTSCAAMAAAVAAVASLSTLSDRAYADSFFRFPPFSSSTPPPVDQSSDAKSESQSAAAAEEPRGSGFDPESLERGAKALREINNSSYFKQVVDLMRKQEQTRLAELAAEKAHHEAIQAQADIERQRKLAEDQRNLIQQQAQAKAQMQRYEDELARKRMQTDHETQRRHNVELVKMQEESSTRKEQARRATEEQIQAQQRQTEKERAEIERETIRVKAMAEAEGRAYEAKLTEDHNRRMLVERINGEREKWLAAINATFSHIEGGVRTLLTDRNKLIMTVGGATALAAGVYTTREGARVIWGYINRILGQPSLIRESSMSRFPGSEIVSKAKNKVLKYSTGAVASGTLQNKNGLENIVLHPSLKRRIEHLARATANTKTHQAPFRNMLFYGPPGTGKTMVAREIARKSGLDYAMLTGGDVAPLGPQAVTKIHQIFDWAKKSSKGLLLFIDEADAFLCERNSIHMSEAQRSALNALLFRTGDQSRDIVLVLATNRPGDLDIAVTDRIDEVIEFPLPGEEERFQLLKLYLNKYLCGNGGKTPSKWGHLFKQTTQKITIKDMSDDMIREAARKTEGFSGREIAKLMAGVQAAVYGRPDCVLDSHLFREIVDYKVAEHHQRIQLAAEGGQLQFS, from the exons ATGGCGGCCTCAAAGTTAACCTCGTGTGCAGCAATGGCTGCCGCCGTGGCCGCCGTGGCGTCACTGTCCACGCTATCCGACCGCGCGTACGCCGACAGTTTCTTTCGATTCCCTCCTTTCTCTTCTTCTACGCCTCCTCCGGTGGACCAAAGCAGCGATGCCAAATCGGAATCCCAATCCGCTGCAGCTGCTGAAGAGCCGAGAGGGTCGGGGTTCGATCCTGAATCGTTGGAAAGAGGCGCCAAAGCTCTCCGGGAAATCAATAACTCTTCCTATTTCAAAcag GTCGTTGATCTAATGAGAAAGCAGGAACAAACACGCCTTGCGGAGCTTGCTGCTGAAAAGGCTCATCATGAAGCAATTCAAGCTCAAGCTGATATT GAACGGCAGAGGAAATTGGCTGAGGATCAAAGAAATCTAATACAACAACAAGCACAGGCAAAAGCCCAAATGCAACGATATGAAGATGAGTTGGCTAGAAAAAGAATGCAG ACAGATCATGAAACCCAAAGGCGGCATAATGTTGAGTTGGTTAAGATGCAAGAGGAGTCCTCTACACGTAAAGAACAGGCAAGAAGAGCTACTGAGGAACAAATCCAAGCTCAGCAGCGCCAGactgagaaagagagagccgaAATAGAACGGGAAACCATAAGAGTTAAGGCCATGGCAGAGGCTGAAGGTCGGGCCTATGAAGCAAAATTGACTGAGGACCACAACAGGAGAATGCTTGTAGAACGGATAAATGGTGAAAGAGAAAAATGGCTTGCTGCTATTAATGCAACTTTTAGTCATATAGAAG GAGGTGTTAGAACTTTGCTGACCGATAGGAATAAGTTGATTATGACTGTTGGAGGAGCCACAGCATTAGCTGCAGGAGTTTATACAACTAG AGAAGGTGCTAGAGTTATATGGGGGTACATTAACCGGATACTAGGGCAGCCATCACTGATTCGGGAATCATCCATGTCAAGGTTTCCAGGGTCGGAAATAGTTTCTAAAGCAaagaataaagttttaaaatatagtaCAGGAGCTGTGGCTTCTGGGactttgcaaaataaaaatggtcTTGAAAACATTGTTCTCCATCCTTCGTTAAAAAGGAGAATAGAGCATCTTGCTCGAGCTACAGCAAACACAAAGACTCACCAGGCGCCCTTTCGTAACATGCTGTTTTATGGGCCGCCTGGTACTGGTAAAACTATGGTTGCAAGGGAAATTGCTCGAAAATCG GGATTGGACTATGCTATGCTGACTGGAGGAGATGTTGCTCCACTGGGTCCTCAGGCTGTTACCAAAATCCATCAAATATTTGATTGGGCTAAGAAATCAAGCAAAGGTTTACTGCTTTTTATAGACGAGGCAGATGCTTTCTTATGCGA ACGTAATAGCATACATATGAGTGAAGCTCAGCGAAGTGCTCTCAATGCACTGCTCTTTCGAACGGGAGACCAATCCAGAGACATCGTTCTAGTCCTTGCCACGAACAGGCCAGGTGATCTTGACATTGCTGTCACTGACCGTATAGACGAAGTGATCGAGTTCCCACTTCCAGGAGAAGAGGAACGCTTTCAACTACTAAAGCTCTATTTGAACAAGTACCTGTGTGGTAATGGTGGCAAAACGCCTAGTAAATGGGGCCATTTGTTTAAGCAAACGACACAGAAAATAACCATCAAGGATATGTCTGATGATATGATCCGAGAAGCTGCACGCAAGACCGAAGGTTTCTCTGGTCGTGAAATAGCAAAACTCATGGCCGGTGTCCAAGCAGCTGTATATGGGCGACCAGACTGTGTTTTAGATTCCCACTTGTTTCGTGAGATTGTAGATTACAAAGTTGCCGAGCACCATCAGCGAATTCAACTAGCAGCTGAAGGTGGTCAGCTCCAGTTTAGCTAG
- the LOC125423705 gene encoding protein RADIALIS-like 3 has translation MASNSLTSSWTPKQNKQFEKALALYDKDTPDRWQKIARAVGGKSAEEVKRHYEILEEDIRHIESGKVPFPKYKSSGNSS, from the coding sequence ATGGCATCCAACTCTCTCACTTCCTCTTGGACTCCTAAACAAAACAAACAGTTCGAAAAAGCTCTGGCTTTATACGATAAAGATACACCTGACCGATGGCAGAAGATTGCTCGAGCCGTGGGTGGTAAATCTGCTGAGGAAGTGAAACGCCACTATGAGATCCTTGAAGAGGATATTAGGCACATTGAGTCTGGTAAAGTACCATTCCCAAAATACAAGTCAAGTGGAAACAGCAGCTAA
- the LOC107424670 gene encoding late embryogenesis abundant protein D-29 isoform X1: MAKRTALLMLWLGLWIGTSWCWSENAMDNARERADIAAGNAKLRAQETMQDARENTNSWTDWAFDRFSEGIGMRKENVKETAQNVKDKAENAASRAAETMSSAASEMSKYASEKAGDAANIAYDNADQTIRMATDRASDTKDTISGAIDYGKEKAYGAYDDAAQKLNMAKERASDKGRDAEETIARAIGSRKNKAEYAYNDAKETMKDKAANAYEEAKQKISIGSDNTEEAKVPMSEAIDFGIEKASNAYDEAKRKFNQASNMAFDKAYDAKETMEVGMRYGKDKAGNAYDEFKQKMMEMAESDEANDVKDTVSAAMRYGKDKAANAYNEAKQKVEESYFSAMESGTPQDKNNYEFAKEKASKAAGDLGAKMRMGDGNL; encoded by the exons atggCGAAGAGAACAGCATTGCTGATGTTATGGCTGGGCTTATGGATAGGTACGAGCTGGTGCTGGAGCGAAAATGCCATGGACAACGCGAGGGAGAGAGCCGACATAGCAGCTGGGAATGCCAAGCTCAGAGCCCAGGAGACCATGCAAGATGCTAGGGAAAATACCAACTCCTGGACCGATTGGGCTTTTGATAGGTTCTCCGA GGGGATTGGAATGAGGAAGGAGAATGTAAAAGAGACAGCTCAAAATGTGAAGGATAAAGCTGAGAATGCAGCCTCAAGAGCCGCGGAGACAATGAGCTCCGCTGCATCcg AAATGTCCAAGTATGCTTCCGAAAAGGCTGGTGACGCAGCCAATATAGCTTACGATAACGCAGATCAAACTATACGAATGGCTACGGATAGAGCCAGTGACACCAAAGATACAATATCAGGAGCAATTGACTATGGAAAAGAGAAAGCCTACGGTGCTTACGATGATGCAGCACAGAAGCTTAACATGGCTAAAGAAAGAGCTTCAGATAAAGGCAGAGATGCTGAAGAGACAATTGCAAGGGCAATAGGGTCCAGAAAAAATAAAGCAGAGTATGCATACAACGATGCCAAGGAAACAATGAAGGACAAAGCAGCTAATGCATATGAGGAAGCTAAACAGAAAATAAGTATTGGTTCGGACAACACCGAGGAAGCCAAAGTTCCAATGTCCGAGGCAATAGATTTCGGGATAGAAAAGGCTTCGAATGCTTATGATGAAGCCAAGAGAAAATTCAACCAGGCCTCAAACATGGCATTCGACAAGGCTTACGATGCTAAAGAGACGATGGAGGTAGGGATGAGATATGGAAAAGATAAAGCCGGAAATGCATATGATGAATTCAAGCAGAAAATGATGGAAATGGCGGAATCGGACGAGGCCAATGATGTGAAAGATACGGTGTCGGCAGCGATGAGATATGGAAAAGACAAAGCCGCGAACGCATACAATGAAGCTAAACAGAAAGTGGAGGAGTCGTATTTTTCCGCCATGGAAAGTGGGACCCCACAAGACAAAAATAACTACGAGTTTGCGAAGGAGAAAGCGTCCAAGGCAGCAGGCGATCTTGGGGCGAAAATGAGAATGGGTGATGGTAATCTATAA
- the LOC107424670 gene encoding late embryogenesis abundant protein, group 3 isoform X2: MAKRTALLMLWLGLWIGTSWCWSENAMDNARERADIAAGNAKLRAQETMQDARENTNSWTDWAFDRGIGMRKENVKETAQNVKDKAENAASRAAETMSSAASEMSKYASEKAGDAANIAYDNADQTIRMATDRASDTKDTISGAIDYGKEKAYGAYDDAAQKLNMAKERASDKGRDAEETIARAIGSRKNKAEYAYNDAKETMKDKAANAYEEAKQKISIGSDNTEEAKVPMSEAIDFGIEKASNAYDEAKRKFNQASNMAFDKAYDAKETMEVGMRYGKDKAGNAYDEFKQKMMEMAESDEANDVKDTVSAAMRYGKDKAANAYNEAKQKVEESYFSAMESGTPQDKNNYEFAKEKASKAAGDLGAKMRMGDGNL, encoded by the exons atggCGAAGAGAACAGCATTGCTGATGTTATGGCTGGGCTTATGGATAGGTACGAGCTGGTGCTGGAGCGAAAATGCCATGGACAACGCGAGGGAGAGAGCCGACATAGCAGCTGGGAATGCCAAGCTCAGAGCCCAGGAGACCATGCAAGATGCTAGGGAAAATACCAACTCCTGGACCGATTGGGCTTTTGATAG GGGGATTGGAATGAGGAAGGAGAATGTAAAAGAGACAGCTCAAAATGTGAAGGATAAAGCTGAGAATGCAGCCTCAAGAGCCGCGGAGACAATGAGCTCCGCTGCATCcg AAATGTCCAAGTATGCTTCCGAAAAGGCTGGTGACGCAGCCAATATAGCTTACGATAACGCAGATCAAACTATACGAATGGCTACGGATAGAGCCAGTGACACCAAAGATACAATATCAGGAGCAATTGACTATGGAAAAGAGAAAGCCTACGGTGCTTACGATGATGCAGCACAGAAGCTTAACATGGCTAAAGAAAGAGCTTCAGATAAAGGCAGAGATGCTGAAGAGACAATTGCAAGGGCAATAGGGTCCAGAAAAAATAAAGCAGAGTATGCATACAACGATGCCAAGGAAACAATGAAGGACAAAGCAGCTAATGCATATGAGGAAGCTAAACAGAAAATAAGTATTGGTTCGGACAACACCGAGGAAGCCAAAGTTCCAATGTCCGAGGCAATAGATTTCGGGATAGAAAAGGCTTCGAATGCTTATGATGAAGCCAAGAGAAAATTCAACCAGGCCTCAAACATGGCATTCGACAAGGCTTACGATGCTAAAGAGACGATGGAGGTAGGGATGAGATATGGAAAAGATAAAGCCGGAAATGCATATGATGAATTCAAGCAGAAAATGATGGAAATGGCGGAATCGGACGAGGCCAATGATGTGAAAGATACGGTGTCGGCAGCGATGAGATATGGAAAAGACAAAGCCGCGAACGCATACAATGAAGCTAAACAGAAAGTGGAGGAGTCGTATTTTTCCGCCATGGAAAGTGGGACCCCACAAGACAAAAATAACTACGAGTTTGCGAAGGAGAAAGCGTCCAAGGCAGCAGGCGATCTTGGGGCGAAAATGAGAATGGGTGATGGTAATCTATAA
- the LOC107424648 gene encoding zinc-finger homeodomain protein 6, protein MELRGQDKEIGMPSTVGYNSPNIESSSSKLNSSSSLGLGERIRDQIGHGTSIFSPPHHETLDQHHTTLSFQSHFQPLNIPQQHQQKSRKDHQDHQNPDPVPAPISTSSATTIITASGSNFKTPPPPQPTPPPSTAAAVAASLVRYRECLKNHAATTGGHVLDGCGEFMPSGDEGSSDSFKCAACECHRNFHRKEIDGESQYLPNASYYSYNPLKDINGRRSSIATTLPPHPQIPSPPPPPHHHHQHQLHQQQQQRVRHYQFSSHGLLTSPSAAAAASGSLMAPMMMTFGGGGGGWTAAESSSEDLNMFESNYGVGGQAGCSAVVQHHHNQASASKKRFRTKFSQPQKEKMMEFAEKLGWRIQKHDEQDVQQFCSEVGVKRKVFKVWMHNNKQTMKKKEV, encoded by the coding sequence ATGGAACTGAGAGGCCAGGATAAGGAAATAGGGATGCCGAGCACTGTGGGTTATAACTCACCCAATATAGAATCTTCTTCTTCCAAGCTAAATTCTTCGTCATCTCTGGGTTTGGGAGAGAGAATTAGAGATCAAATTGGTCATGGTACCTCAATCTTCAGCCCACCTCATCATGAAACCCTAGACCAACACCATACTACTCTTTCTTTCCAATCCCATTTCCAacctctcaatattcctcagcAACATCAACAGAAATCCAGAAAAGATCATCAAGACCACCAGAACCCAGATCCAGTTCCAGCTCCAATTTCCACATCAAgtgcaacaacaataataacagcCAGTGGATCAAACTTCAAAACACCACCTCCACCACAACCAACACCACCACCATCCACGGCCGCCGCCGTCGCAGCTTCTTTGGTACGGTATCGGGAATGTTTGAAGAACCATGCGGCCACCACCGGCGGGCACGTGCTCGACGGCTGCGGAGAATTCATGCCCAGCGGAGACGAAGGCTCTTCGGATTCATTTAAATGCGCCGCTTGCGAGTGCCACAGGAATTTCCACCGGAAAGAGATCGACGGCGAGTCTCAATATTTACCTAATGCTAGTTACTATTCCTATAACCCCCTCAAAGACATCAATGGCAGGAGAAGTTCAATTGCTACTACTTTGCCACCTCATCCACAAATtccttctcctcctcctcctcctcatcatcatcatcaacatcaacttcatcaacaacaacagcaacgtGTTCGTCATTATCAATTCTCTTCGCATGGTCTTTTGACGAGTCCCTCTGCCGCAGCCGCCGCCAGTGGCAGCCTGATGGCACCGATGATGATGACTTTCGGTGGAGGCGGAGGAGGTTGGACGGCCGCGGAGTCTTCAAGCGAAGATCTCAACATGTTTGAGTCGAATTATGGAGTTGGAGGACAAGCGGGTTGTTCAGCAGTAGTGCAGCATCATCATAATCAAGCAAGTGCATCGAAGAAACGGTTTCGGACGAAGTTCAGTCAACCGCAGAAGGAGAAGATGATGGAATTCGCAGAGAAGTTGGGTTGGAGGATCCAAAAGCATGATGAGCAAGATGTCCAGCAGTTTTGTTCTGAAGTGGGTGTAAAGAGAAAGGTTTTCAAGGTTTGGATGCATAATAATAAACAGACCATGAAGAAGAAGGAAGTGTAA